A stretch of DNA from Rheinheimera sp. MMS21-TC3:
CTAAGGACGCACATTTTTGATATTGCTTGTTGCCTGTCGGCTAACAACCGCGGCTATGTTAGGTCGCGACTGGATTAATGGCAAGTGTTTTTCAATTTCTTTAGCTTGTTTGGTGCATTTTTAAGCAGTAGAGGCTTAATTAGCAGCTGCCTGCAATGTAATGGGGCAGCTGTTGTTTAGCTGCTGCCACCATTGCACATGGTGCTGGAGTTGCTGGCGCATCACATTATGGCTGGCAATAAAACGTTGCTCTAGCATGGGCGATAGTGGGCTTTGTTGATACAAGTTGCTAATAAGCGGAATTAACTGCTGCTGATATTGATCTAATTGGCCAATATAAACCTGAATTTTTACGAGATAATACTTTTGAAAAACATTCGCTAATATTGTTAGCTGCTCGGTTTCGCGTTGGTTGGGGCAAAGTGAGTAAGTAGAAATGGGCTGCAGCAGACTGTTAAGCTGCTGTAATTGTTGACCACTTACACGCAGGCTGTATTGTAAACGGCCAATAAAATTATATTGATACAACTGCTGTAATTGCTGTTCGATATTAATGTCGCTGGCATCAGCCCAATTTTGTTGTTCAATATAGGTTTTAAGTTGATTTAATTTGGTTAAGGCTTGCCAGGTTTCTGTAAAACCCGCTGCTTGCACAGGTAAGGTTTGCGAGGTGCCTATTAGCTCTTTACGTAAAGTGGTGTCGGTATACAGCATATTTTGTAGTGAAATAGCTATATCAGCTTGTTTATCACGGTAAGCTTGTTGTAGGGTTTGTTGAAGCTGGCTGTCTTGCCAAGGTTGCTTTAAGCAGCGATCTAAAGCGTTTAATAAGCGCAGCTCATAGTTTAACAATTTACTTGGGCTGTATAGTCGGCCTAAGCTGCTATTTCGCTCACCTATTAATTGATCTAAGCTGCATTGCCTAGTGGTATGAGCATCGGCTAAGTCAAGGCGAATATCTGCAGGAGATTGTTTTAAATCACGCACAGCGACTAAAGGCTCTACGGGCACTAAGGTTAGTGGTTTAGGCTCTAGTTGTAATACTCGAGTTAGTCGTTGCTGGTAATCTTCTAACTGCTGCTGACCGCTATTATCGCTACAAGCAACTAAACTAATTAGCAGAAGTGGCAATAGCAATGCCTTCATTTTCTAACCTTTTTATTGTTTTAATTAATGTGTAAGCCATTAACGCTGCGGCGACAGATAAGCCCGCGATAATGCCAAGCCAAAAACCATGTGGCCCCATTGCCGGTACTATCCAGTCGGTTAGTCCCAGTATAGCACCTAGGCCAAAACCGATTGGCCAGTAGGATACTAAGGTAATATAAAACACAGGCTTAGTGTGTTTTAAACCGCGTAAGGCACAAGCTGATACCACTTGTATGGCATCAGATAACTGATAAAAACAGGCTAAAATTAGTAGCGAGCTGGCAAGGGCAATAACTGTTGGATCTGGCGAATATAGCCCTGCAATTTTGTGGCGAAATAAAAACGTTAAACTAGCAATAACGAATGACATGGTCATAGCTAGCACGACAGCGGTAGAAATAGATTTCTTTAACTCTTTTAAGTTCTTTTGGCCTACTAAATGGCCTACCCGTATGGTAGTGGCCATGCCAAGACTGAGTGGCAGCATAAAGATGATGCCGCTGAAGTTTTGTGAAATTTGATGGCCGGCAACCATAACTGGGCCTAAGTGGACTATTGCCAGTGGAATACAAGCAAATAGGGTGACCTCAAAAAACAATGAAAATGCAATAGGGGTACCAATGGTAATAATTTGCCAACAATCTTTTAAGTTAACCTTATAACTTGCTGGATGTTGACGATATTTACGTGCTGCTTTATTTAGCCAAGCGTAAATCATAACGGCGATAAACATGGCCGTAAAAACTAAGGCTGTGGCCACGCCACAACCGGCACCACCCATAGCCGGCATGCCTAGCTTGCCGTAAATAAAGATATAATTAGCGGGTATATTAACTAAAATACCGACAAAACTGATCCACATACTGGCTTTGGTGTTACCTATACCTTCAAAGAAGCTGCGCATCACCATATAACCGGCAGCAGGAAGTAAACCAAAGCTAACATAGTAAAGGTAGTCTAAAGATTTTTGCCGTAACTCGGCTTCCATTTGCAGCAAGTCGATAGGGTATTGCACAAAAAGCATAACAACAAATAAAGCTGCAGCTAATGCCATGGCTAAATACATAGCCTGCACAGTAAAGTGGGTAACGGGTTTATGTTGATTATTGCCATAGTGCTGGGCCACTATAGGCGTTAAGGCTAATATTAACCCTTGTAAGGTTAATATAACTGGCAGCCATAAACCGGAAGCAACGGCGATGGCCGCCATATCAACAGCACTGTAGCGACCTGCCATAACGGTATCAACAAAATACATTAGGGTTTGTGTTAGTTGGGCTATTACAATAGGGCCGGAAAGTTTTAAGATGGTTCTGGCTTCAAACCGAGAAAAGGGTAGCATAGTGACTTTTTCTTAAGGCTATAAAGGCGAGCAATGTAGCATAATAGAGGGTATATGTTTACTGGAATAGTGCAAACCAAAGCTTTGGTGACAGAAATACACGACCAAGTACAATTTCGTCGGCTTAAACTAAGCGTTGATCTTGAGTTTTTAAAGC
This window harbors:
- a CDS encoding DUF3080 family protein; this encodes MKALLLPLLLISLVACSDNSGQQQLEDYQQRLTRVLQLEPKPLTLVPVEPLVAVRDLKQSPADIRLDLADAHTTRQCSLDQLIGERNSSLGRLYSPSKLLNYELRLLNALDRCLKQPWQDSQLQQTLQQAYRDKQADIAISLQNMLYTDTTLRKELIGTSQTLPVQAAGFTETWQALTKLNQLKTYIEQQNWADASDINIEQQLQQLYQYNFIGRLQYSLRVSGQQLQQLNSLLQPISTYSLCPNQRETEQLTILANVFQKYYLVKIQVYIGQLDQYQQQLIPLISNLYQQSPLSPMLEQRFIASHNVMRQQLQHHVQWWQQLNNSCPITLQAAAN
- a CDS encoding MATE family efflux transporter, whose protein sequence is MLPFSRFEARTILKLSGPIVIAQLTQTLMYFVDTVMAGRYSAVDMAAIAVASGLWLPVILTLQGLILALTPIVAQHYGNNQHKPVTHFTVQAMYLAMALAAALFVVMLFVQYPIDLLQMEAELRQKSLDYLYYVSFGLLPAAGYMVMRSFFEGIGNTKASMWISFVGILVNIPANYIFIYGKLGMPAMGGAGCGVATALVFTAMFIAVMIYAWLNKAARKYRQHPASYKVNLKDCWQIITIGTPIAFSLFFEVTLFACIPLAIVHLGPVMVAGHQISQNFSGIIFMLPLSLGMATTIRVGHLVGQKNLKELKKSISTAVVLAMTMSFVIASLTFLFRHKIAGLYSPDPTVIALASSLLILACFYQLSDAIQVVSACALRGLKHTKPVFYITLVSYWPIGFGLGAILGLTDWIVPAMGPHGFWLGIIAGLSVAAALMAYTLIKTIKRLENEGIAIATSAN